In Ruminococcaceae bacterium R-25, one genomic interval encodes:
- a CDS encoding glyoxalase/bleomycin resistance protein/dioxygenase superfamily protein — protein MRLDGFGIFVEDMGKMIRFYRDVLGFEIKEPEDTGNVYLVKDGTLFLFYGRNDFEKMTSRRYEYVKGLNGHYEIALYVDSFEEVDAAYKKAIDGGAVSVLEPEDEPWGQRTCYVADPEGNIIEIGSWNKPYEVKDKYVLEEKNG, from the coding sequence ATGAGATTAGACGGATTCGGAATCTTTGTAGAAGATATGGGTAAGATGATCAGGTTCTACAGGGACGTTTTGGGCTTTGAGATAAAGGAACCGGAAGATACAGGCAATGTCTATCTGGTCAAGGACGGTACTTTATTCCTGTTTTATGGCAGAAATGATTTTGAAAAGATGACCAGCCGCAGATATGAATATGTTAAGGGCTTGAACGGCCACTATGAGATAGCTCTCTATGTTGACTCATTTGAAGAAGTGGATGCTGCATATAAGAAAGCAATTGATGGCGGAGCTGTATCTGTCTTAGAACCTGAAGACGAACCGTGGGGGCAGAGGACATGTTATGTAGCTGATCCTGAAGGAAACATTATTGAGATCGGTTCATGGAACAAGCCTTACGAAGTAAAAGATAAATACGTATTGGAAGAGAAAAATGGATAA